The Candidatus Methylomirabilota bacterium DNA window GAGCTCCTCTACGATCTCCAGCTCCGCTACGTGAACGCTACGAAGCAGGCCGGACCACGACCCGCCCCCCCTCGACCGTGACGGCGTCGATTCCGTCCGGCATGCGCCAGCGAAGCACGCGAAGCGCGGCCGGATCGAGCAGCACGCGCAGCAGCACCGCGGGCACGCGCTGCCGGCCGACCGCGAACTGGGTGACCTCGAGCCTCAGGTAGCGTCGCTCCTTTCGCTCCGCGTCGGGCTCGAGCTGGGGACGGACGCGCACGCGGAGCCAGACGCGCCGGTCGAGCAGTTCGGCGGGGAGCATCGTGCCCAGCGCCGCGGCCGGCGGCTCCGCCACGAGGTAGCGCAGAGGGAGCCTCGCGCGGAAGTCGGCGACACCCCCCCGCATCAGGCGCACGCCGATGTCCGTCAGCGGTAGCTCTGCGCTCTCGGTGAGGTGGCGCGAGAGGAACGCGTTCAGCTCGCTCTCGGAGAGCACGATCGGCTCGGCGTCTCGCCGCCCCCGATGAGCGCCGCGACGCACGATCTCGAAGATCTTGTGCTGCGCCGTCACGCCTTCGGCCGCCGTCCCGCTCGGTGGCGGGCCGTCGGGTTGCCGGAGGGCCTCGATGCCCCCCCAGAAAACGCCGCCCGCCATCACGCCGAAGACCAGGAGGGTCAGGCACCCGAGGCATCCGAGCTTCATTCTCATGACCCTATCACCCATCCGGTGAGAGCCCATTCAATTCCGGTAGTTATGCTGATCCCGGCTTGGCTTGACATGTCATCACTCAGCTGATATATGAAGTGTGTACTCAAGTTGAATCGGCTCGCAGGCAGGCGGGCAAGACAGGAGGGAACCATATGGCTGTGGATCGTTGGCGTCCGTTCATGACCTTGGAGCGTTGGGAGCCTTTCAGCAACACGTCCGAGATTCAGGGCGAGATGAACCGTCTCTTCGACAGCTTCTTCGGGCGGCCGACGTCTGTCGCCACCGCCGAGGGCGCGCGTGTGTGGGCGCCCGTGTTCGACATGTACGAGACGAAGGACGAGCTCGTCCTGAAGGTCGAGCTGCCGGGGGTCCGGGAGAAGGACATCTCGCTCTCGATCACCGGCGACCTCCTCACCGTGAAGGGTGAGCGGGCGTTCGATCAGGAGCAGAAGGACGAGAACTACTTCCGCGCGGAGCGGGTCTACGGGAAGTTCGAGCGCACGATCCAGCTTCCGCTGCCCGTCCAGGCCGACCGCGTGACGGCGACCTATCGCGACGGGGTGCTCGAGGTGAAGCTCCCGAAGGCGGAAGAGGTCAAGCCGAAGGACATCAAGATCGACATTCTGTAACGCGCACGCGCGCCGTGCGGTGCGGGCCCACCCGGGCCCGCACCGGGGCGCGTCGGCGGAGGGAGACGGGACATGGCGAAGGTGATTGGCATCGACCTCGGGACGACCAACTCCGTGGTGGCCGTCGTCGAGGGCGGCAACCCGAGCGTGATCGCGAACCAGGAGGGTAGCCGCCTCACGCCCTCCGTGGTCGGCTTCACGAAGGACGGTGAGATCCTCGTGGGGCAGGTCGCCAAGCGGCAGGCGATCACGAACCCCGAGAACACGGTCTTCTCGATCAAGCGGTTCATGGGACGCCGTCACGACGAGGTGCTGCAGGAGATCAAGCTCGTTCCGTATAAGGTCGTCAAGGCCTCGAACGGCGACGCGCGGGTCGAGATCCGCGGCAAGCAGTACTCGCCGCCCGAGATCTCCGCCATGATCCTCCGGAAGCTCAAGGAGGCGGCCGAGGCCTATCTGGGCGAGAAGGTCACCCAGGCCGTCATCACCGTTCCCGCCTACTTCAACGACAGCCAGCGGCAGGCCACGAAGGACGCCGGCAAGATCGCCGGCCTCGAGGTCCTCCGCATCATCAACGAGCCGACCGCGGCCGCGCTCGCGTACGGCATGGACAAGAAGAAGGACGAAACGATCGCGGTCTACGACCTCGGCGGCGGGACGTTCGACATCTCGATCCTCGAGATCGGCGAGGGTGTCTTCGAGGTCAAGGCGACCAACGGCGACACCCATCTCGGCGGCGATGACTTCGACCAGTGCGTGATCAACTGGATCGCCGAGGAATTCAAGAAGGAGCACGGCATCGACCTCCAGAAGGACCGCATGGCGCTGCAGCGGCTGAAGGAGGCCGCGGAGAAGGCGAAGTGCGAGCTGTCGACGACCCTGCAGACCGAGATCAACCTGCCCTTCATCACG harbors:
- a CDS encoding Hsp20/alpha crystallin family protein, with the protein product MNRLFDSFFGRPTSVATAEGARVWAPVFDMYETKDELVLKVELPGVREKDISLSITGDLLTVKGERAFDQEQKDENYFRAERVYGKFERTIQLPLPVQADRVTATYRDGVLEVKLPKAEEVKPKDIKIDIL